A genome region from Methanococcoides burtonii DSM 6242 includes the following:
- a CDS encoding 30S ribosomal protein S13: MADEEIRHLVRIMNTDLQGKKPVKYALTGIRGIGLRTSRVIVDSTGIDPNAVIGYLSDEDIKKLDSTIDKFEEQLPKWMLNRQFDPLTGENKHLLGQDIILTLKEDLNDLKKSRAYRGLRHERGLKVRGQRTKSTGRRGSTIGVRKKK; this comes from the coding sequence ATGGCAGATGAAGAAATAAGACATCTGGTTCGTATAATGAATACTGATCTGCAGGGCAAAAAGCCAGTGAAGTATGCATTGACCGGTATACGTGGTATCGGATTACGAACCTCTCGTGTTATCGTTGACAGTACAGGTATCGACCCAAACGCAGTGATCGGTTACCTTTCTGACGAAGATATTAAAAAACTGGATTCAACTATTGATAAGTTCGAAGAGCAACTTCCGAAATGGATGCTCAACAGACAGTTTGACCCTTTAACAGGGGAAAACAAGCACCTTCTTGGTCAGGACATCATTCTGACACTTAAAGAAGATCTTAACGACCTCAAGAAATCACGTGCATACCGTGGTCTCAGACATGAGAGAGGTCTCAAGGTCAGAGGACAGAGAACCAAATCCACCGGCAGGCGTGGAAGCACCATTGGTGTCAGGAAGAAGAAATGA
- a CDS encoding DMT family transporter: MASSSVKGYLEITTGCIVYGMVGVFLVLINDMGTLPIIFYKLLIGVIFLAGYVYLTGKMDLIKIKGKRKHLLLLGIFKLMTIYFYFTCILYSGLSIAILLLYTAPMYVTLFSPFVLKEIPTRLGIVGLLLSMAGIVLVVDPSNLVGAGFSDMHFVGLIAGILSGISFSFLIMNARYLRDEYSGFAQFFWATVFCVIVLLPFASDVTVPVLKDNFMLLLLFGVVNTSISGVLYFTGLSKVRTQTASILAMFEPVSGIFFDYALLHSVIFAETVLGCVFIIAGALLAVMENISFRKHPEFET, encoded by the coding sequence ATGGCATCATCTTCTGTCAAGGGATATCTGGAGATCACGACCGGCTGTATCGTTTATGGTATGGTGGGTGTTTTTCTTGTTCTCATCAATGATATGGGTACTCTGCCTATTATCTTTTACAAACTTCTTATTGGTGTGATATTTCTTGCAGGTTATGTGTATCTGACAGGCAAAATGGACCTTATCAAGATAAAAGGCAAACGTAAGCACTTATTGCTTCTTGGTATCTTCAAGCTCATGACCATTTATTTTTATTTTACATGCATTCTATATTCGGGGTTGTCAATTGCTATTTTGTTGCTCTATACAGCACCTATGTATGTTACGTTATTCTCTCCCTTTGTACTCAAGGAAATACCTACGAGGCTTGGCATCGTTGGATTGCTCCTGTCTATGGCAGGCATTGTTCTGGTGGTGGACCCTTCAAACCTCGTTGGTGCTGGATTTAGTGATATGCACTTTGTTGGTTTGATCGCTGGTATTCTTTCGGGTATATCGTTCAGTTTCCTTATCATGAATGCACGCTACCTCCGAGATGAATATTCAGGGTTTGCACAATTTTTCTGGGCAACAGTATTTTGTGTAATTGTGCTACTTCCTTTTGCATCGGATGTTACGGTCCCGGTACTTAAGGACAATTTTATGCTACTGCTTCTTTTTGGAGTGGTGAATACAAGTATAAGTGGAGTTCTCTATTTCACTGGTTTGTCAAAGGTAAGAACTCAGACTGCTAGTATACTGGCTATGTTTGAGCCTGTAAGTGGGATATTTTTTGATTATGCTCTTTTGCATAGTGTAATATTTGCTGAAACGGTTTTGGGGTGTGTGTTTATTATTGCAGGTGCTCTTCTTGCTGTTATGGAGAATATCTCTTTTAGAAAGCACCCTGAATTCGAGACGTGA
- a CDS encoding 30S ribosomal protein S4, which translates to MAYPGKSTKSYDTPQHPWQAERMASEVELVKKYGLRNKRELWKSLSVLRRFRGDARRLLAESAESDLIGHSKTEADQLLTKLIRFSILKSDSNIDDVLGLQTEAILERRLQTQVHRLGLARTARQARQFITHGHIAIDGKRVTVPGMMVTREQEMNVEYYGTSPMTKESHPERPAQIAASVVEE; encoded by the coding sequence ATGGCATATCCAGGTAAAAGTACAAAGAGCTATGACACTCCACAACATCCATGGCAAGCAGAAAGGATGGCATCCGAGGTCGAGCTCGTTAAGAAGTATGGTCTCCGTAACAAAAGGGAACTCTGGAAATCACTCAGTGTTCTGAGAAGGTTCAGGGGAGATGCAAGACGTCTTCTTGCAGAGTCCGCAGAATCTGATCTTATAGGTCACTCAAAGACCGAAGCTGATCAGCTCCTTACAAAACTTATCAGGTTCTCAATTCTCAAATCTGATTCCAATATCGATGATGTTCTTGGTCTCCAGACCGAGGCTATTCTGGAGCGCAGGCTTCAGACCCAGGTCCACAGACTTGGACTCGCCCGCACCGCACGTCAGGCAAGGCAGTTCATTACACACGGACATATCGCTATCGATGGTAAGAGGGTAACAGTCCCTGGTATGATGGTAACAAGGGAGCAGGAGATGAATGTCGAATATTACGGTACATCACCTATGACCAAGGAATCTCATCCAGAGAGGCCTGCACAGATCGCAGCATCAGTGGTTGAGGAATAA
- a CDS encoding 30S ribosomal protein S11 translates to MANGIWGVAHIKCSFNNTIITVTDLTGAETIAKSSGGMVVKAARDESSPYTAMQMATQLADILRDKGLEGVHIKVRAPGGNKQRSPGPGAQAAIRAFARAGVRIGRIEDVTPVPHDGTRPKGGRRV, encoded by the coding sequence ATGGCTAACGGAATCTGGGGTGTTGCACACATCAAGTGCTCATTCAATAACACTATCATCACTGTGACTGACCTCACAGGCGCAGAGACCATCGCAAAATCCTCTGGTGGAATGGTTGTAAAGGCAGCAAGGGATGAAAGCTCCCCATATACTGCTATGCAGATGGCTACTCAGCTTGCAGACATTCTTAGGGACAAGGGTCTCGAGGGTGTCCACATCAAGGTAAGAGCACCGGGTGGAAACAAGCAGAGGAGTCCTGGACCAGGGGCACAGGCTGCTATCAGGGCATTTGCAAGAGCTGGCGTCAGGATCGGAAGGATCGAAGACGTAACACCAGTTCCACATGATGGAACTCGTCCAAAAGGCGGAAGGCGTGTATAA
- a CDS encoding DJ-1/PfpI family protein, whose translation MIILTEQKKILMVIAQENFRDEEFLKPKKVFEDSGAKVTVASNTTKKAKGVLGKKVSPDISISDVNIDDYDAISITGGGGAKQYLWDNKELQEIVRKANEQGKIIGAICIAPVVLANAGLLEGKMTTVFKNEETVKILKDNDAKYRDKDVMVDGNIITGRDPNAANKYGQAVIKALK comes from the coding sequence GTGATCATTTTGACAGAGCAGAAGAAAATACTCATGGTAATAGCACAGGAAAATTTCAGGGATGAAGAATTTCTTAAACCAAAGAAGGTATTCGAGGACAGTGGTGCAAAGGTGACCGTTGCGAGCAACACCACAAAGAAAGCAAAAGGCGTGCTTGGAAAGAAGGTCAGTCCGGATATCAGCATCTCTGATGTGAACATCGATGATTATGATGCAATCTCAATAACCGGAGGTGGAGGAGCAAAGCAATATCTGTGGGATAACAAGGAACTTCAGGAAATTGTCAGAAAAGCAAACGAACAGGGAAAGATCATTGGTGCAATCTGTATCGCACCTGTGGTCCTTGCCAATGCGGGATTGCTGGAAGGTAAAATGACCACTGTTTTCAAGAACGAGGAAACTGTGAAGATCCTGAAAGACAATGATGCGAAATACAGGGATAAAGATGTCATGGTCGATGGGAATATCATAACTGGTAGGGACCCAAATGCTGCCAACAAATATGGACAAGCTGTGATAAAGGCTTTGAAGTAA
- a CDS encoding DUF5684 domain-containing protein produces the protein MDIISFYPGFGTQHLIAAILLYAYISYSLQIIAAKTQVGNSWMAWIPILNLILMCRIGNTSTLALLGLLIPLINLFIFAYIWGEIAFATNRSRWYGLLIIVPGINVILPGYLAFTD, from the coding sequence ATGGACATCATATCATTCTACCCAGGATTTGGCACACAACACCTTATAGCTGCCATACTGCTCTACGCATATATTTCCTACTCTTTGCAAATAATAGCTGCCAAGACTCAAGTTGGAAATTCATGGATGGCATGGATACCAATATTAAATCTCATATTGATGTGCAGGATCGGAAATACATCGACCCTAGCACTTCTGGGACTGCTCATTCCATTAATAAACTTATTTATATTCGCATACATCTGGGGAGAAATAGCTTTTGCCACCAACAGATCAAGATGGTACGGATTACTCATAATAGTACCCGGGATTAATGTGATCCTCCCGGGATACCTTGCATTTACAGACTGA
- a CDS encoding RNA-guided pseudouridylation complex pseudouridine synthase subunit Cbf5, which produces MVSSKRSPKDVNIMVEKFHATTNAAYGCLPQDRPILEYINMGVVNIDKAIGPTSHEVTAWVRDMLGVKKAGHSGSLDPHVTGLLPVMLGRATKAVSALRLSGKEYICVMHLHDDIPDRKIRKACKEFTGPIYQTPPIISAVKRQLRIRNIYYLDVLEIEGREVLMRVGCEAGTYLRKLCHDIGLVLGCGGHMKQLRRTGTGPFREDTLVSLYDLKDACVFWQEDGDESELRKLVRPMEEGLSHLPKIIIRDSAVDAVCRGASLAVPGIVSFSKCIQKDDKIAVFTLKGEAVALCRSFMNADELENESHGIACITERVIMDAAIYPRCWKAK; this is translated from the coding sequence ATGGTTTCATCTAAACGTTCTCCCAAAGATGTTAATATTATGGTGGAAAAATTTCACGCAACTACCAATGCAGCATATGGTTGTCTTCCTCAGGACCGACCGATCCTTGAGTATATTAATATGGGTGTTGTGAACATCGATAAGGCAATAGGCCCAACCAGTCACGAGGTCACAGCATGGGTAAGGGATATGCTCGGTGTGAAAAAAGCAGGACATTCCGGATCACTTGATCCGCATGTAACTGGTCTGCTTCCCGTGATGCTTGGCAGGGCAACAAAAGCGGTCTCAGCTCTGCGTCTTTCCGGAAAAGAGTACATTTGTGTTATGCATTTGCATGATGACATCCCTGATAGGAAGATCCGAAAAGCATGCAAGGAATTCACAGGTCCTATCTACCAGACCCCTCCAATTATCTCTGCTGTCAAAAGGCAATTGAGGATCAGGAACATCTATTATCTGGATGTCCTTGAGATCGAAGGTAGGGAAGTGCTCATGAGAGTGGGTTGTGAGGCAGGGACATATCTTCGCAAACTCTGTCATGACATCGGCCTTGTCCTTGGTTGTGGCGGTCACATGAAGCAGCTTCGAAGAACCGGAACGGGTCCGTTCAGGGAGGATACGCTTGTATCACTATATGACCTCAAGGATGCATGCGTGTTCTGGCAGGAAGATGGCGATGAGTCTGAACTACGCAAATTGGTACGTCCAATGGAAGAAGGTCTGTCCCATCTGCCGAAGATCATCATTCGTGATAGTGCTGTAGATGCTGTTTGCAGGGGTGCTTCCCTTGCAGTTCCCGGTATCGTTTCATTCAGTAAATGCATCCAAAAAGATGACAAAATTGCCGTTTTCACTCTAAAAGGAGAAGCTGTGGCACTTTGCAGGTCATTCATGAATGCAGATGAACTTGAAAATGAAAGTCACGGCATAGCCTGTATTACCGAAAGGGTAATAATGGATGCCGCTATTTATCCAAGGTGCTGGAAGGCGAAATAA
- a CDS encoding M1 family metallopeptidase: MERIYKYYPEDFGELTVNVIHMDLLFDVYNDHTYVTSDLKVKTLENSIDHLDLNCRDLEIKDISCKDYDISYDYRPDEYILSIKFPAMVPENTEIVIHTETICRPTSNVLEGLYYDETPAGAPPQQITQCQQWGFQRIVPCIDDMTAKCTYTTTIIADERYTNLISNGDVIDERYSIGNGRSKIIYDNSITPMATYLFFLGVGTYRTFTREFEYPCGDTFNLEFLVPPASDIYPAEKALDVLYDSVLWTYLFTGPEQYNELDKRKEIYELVRTRDGLKKEGDSEDLQFVRDELKKLDSSLKMGYKYTGTVYREIGMQNSDFGGMENVGNTTITTNRIMPYPETTDPAFEYMIRVKVHEYYHNINGSEVTGWSPFEIWLNEAVTVHIEHQFHAFLFGDNYSRLANVLDLLYPGVGTFAIDSGAASMSIVPEGFNDPNDLITAVTYVKAPEFVRMLETLMGKETFARALDSYHTKFSHSNATGEDWLRTMEEFSGMDFSEMSKNWLKQTKFPVLNINTSYDSSNRSFKFDLAQVVPEGSTHWEFPFVAALVDNEGTDIAEFTEWIASEKAEVLVENVDLPAFISVNRGYSFYGKVVRDVSDDELLLQVEKDNDMINRFVAYYTLVDREKMKLIADKDARVSEMFIDLFSELITDDELMEDVGGQFLSIFESVEDVSLSHRYQLLYDVKERILNEIAKNRTVSILNIYHKYLTLSVPANDTLEEQARCIKARQVKNLVLRILATLDTPFVQQLCKKQFYEASCASDKLAAFDRYLNSSAEDKMELLEMFMEESKKSLVAWETFLSIVAGNSSMDAVSLVRQIEASESFRIEQANDQRALYGGFARNRKISLQTEAGRELLREILSKLSNVNEYSTTSMLNVFANIDLMEEIYYVPLVDILAQMLNELDAEKVPSVYNRVRKLLKGAPKAVARYQEENGTIEGF; this comes from the coding sequence ATGGAACGTATATACAAATATTATCCTGAAGATTTTGGGGAGCTTACTGTAAATGTCATTCACATGGACCTTTTGTTCGATGTATATAATGACCATACATATGTTACATCCGATCTGAAGGTCAAGACACTTGAAAATTCGATAGATCATCTTGACCTTAACTGTCGTGATCTGGAAATAAAGGACATTAGTTGCAAGGACTATGATATATCCTATGATTACAGGCCGGACGAATATATACTGTCCATAAAATTCCCTGCAATGGTGCCGGAAAACACTGAAATTGTCATTCACACGGAAACCATTTGCAGGCCAACCTCGAATGTACTCGAAGGTCTCTATTATGACGAAACACCGGCAGGTGCACCCCCTCAGCAGATCACTCAGTGTCAACAGTGGGGCTTCCAGCGCATTGTTCCCTGCATTGACGACATGACTGCAAAATGCACTTACACTACAACAATAATTGCAGATGAACGTTACACCAATCTCATATCCAATGGTGATGTGATCGATGAACGTTATTCCATCGGAAATGGCAGGTCAAAGATCATCTATGACAATTCTATCACTCCCATGGCGACCTATCTCTTCTTTTTGGGAGTGGGTACCTACCGCACTTTCACAAGAGAATTCGAATACCCCTGTGGCGACACTTTCAATCTCGAGTTCCTGGTCCCTCCGGCATCTGATATATATCCTGCAGAAAAGGCACTTGATGTTCTCTATGATTCGGTTCTGTGGACATATCTTTTCACCGGACCTGAACAATACAATGAACTTGACAAGAGGAAAGAGATATATGAGCTTGTCAGGACAAGGGATGGTCTGAAGAAAGAAGGTGACTCTGAAGACCTCCAGTTCGTTCGTGATGAACTGAAAAAGCTTGATAGCTCTCTTAAAATGGGCTATAAATATACCGGTACTGTCTATCGTGAGATCGGAATGCAGAACTCTGATTTTGGCGGGATGGAAAATGTCGGCAATACTACCATCACCACGAACCGCATCATGCCATATCCGGAAACCACTGATCCTGCATTTGAATACATGATACGTGTCAAGGTGCATGAATATTATCACAATATCAATGGTTCGGAGGTCACTGGCTGGAGTCCTTTTGAGATCTGGCTTAATGAGGCGGTGACCGTACACATTGAACATCAGTTCCATGCTTTCCTTTTCGGAGATAACTACAGCCGTCTGGCGAACGTCTTGGACCTGCTATATCCCGGGGTGGGTACCTTTGCCATTGATAGCGGAGCAGCTTCGATGTCTATTGTTCCGGAAGGCTTTAACGATCCCAATGACCTGATAACCGCTGTCACCTATGTGAAAGCACCGGAATTTGTCAGGATGCTTGAAACGTTAATGGGCAAGGAAACGTTTGCACGTGCTCTTGATAGTTATCATACGAAGTTCAGTCATTCCAATGCAACAGGTGAGGATTGGCTCAGGACGATGGAAGAGTTCTCCGGAATGGACTTTTCAGAAATGTCCAAAAACTGGCTTAAACAGACCAAATTCCCTGTCTTGAACATCAATACTTCTTACGACAGCTCGAACCGTTCATTTAAGTTTGATCTGGCTCAGGTCGTTCCGGAAGGCAGCACTCATTGGGAATTCCCTTTCGTGGCTGCATTAGTGGATAATGAAGGAACTGATATTGCAGAATTCACTGAATGGATAGCTTCTGAAAAAGCTGAGGTTCTTGTGGAAAATGTTGACCTGCCTGCCTTTATTTCTGTGAACCGTGGATATTCGTTCTATGGGAAGGTCGTTCGTGATGTTTCCGATGATGAATTGCTCCTGCAGGTGGAAAAGGATAACGATATGATCAATAGGTTCGTTGCGTATTACACTCTGGTCGACCGGGAAAAGATGAAGCTCATTGCAGACAAGGATGCCCGTGTCTCTGAAATGTTCATTGATCTCTTTAGTGAGCTCATAACTGATGATGAACTTATGGAAGATGTTGGTGGCCAGTTCCTCTCGATATTCGAATCAGTTGAGGATGTATCTTTATCTCACCGCTATCAGCTCCTTTATGATGTTAAGGAACGTATTCTCAATGAAATAGCAAAGAACCGGACCGTTTCGATTCTTAATATCTATCACAAATACCTTACGCTTTCAGTTCCTGCGAACGATACTCTTGAAGAGCAGGCACGTTGCATTAAAGCCCGTCAGGTCAAGAACCTGGTTCTAAGAATACTTGCGACACTTGATACTCCTTTTGTGCAACAGTTATGCAAGAAACAATTCTATGAAGCCTCTTGTGCAAGTGACAAACTTGCAGCCTTTGACCGCTATCTTAACAGTTCTGCTGAGGATAAGATGGAACTTCTTGAAATGTTCATGGAGGAGTCAAAGAAAAGCCTTGTTGCATGGGAGACCTTCTTGTCAATAGTCGCAGGAAATAGCAGTATGGATGCTGTATCCCTTGTCAGGCAGATCGAAGCCTCCGAATCGTTCCGTATCGAGCAGGCAAATGACCAGCGTGCTCTTTATGGTGGTTTTGCGAGGAACAGGAAAATATCCCTGCAAACGGAAGCTGGACGTGAACTGCTTCGCGAGATCTTGTCCAAGCTCTCTAATGTCAATGAATATAGTACCACTAGCATGCTGAACGTGTTTGCAAATATAGATCTGATGGAAGAGATATATTATGTGCCTTTGGTGGATATCCTTGCACAGATGTTGAATGAACTGGATGCTGAAAAGGTTCCGAGTGTCTATAATCGGGTAAGGAAGCTTCTGAAAGGTGCTCCTAAAGCGGTTGCAAGATATCAGGAAGAAAATGGTACGATCGAAGGGTTCTGA
- a CDS encoding ammonia-forming cytochrome c nitrite reductase subunit c552, with protein sequence MIHMMGEILRSIVVVTTVLLFLTTVVGAVDFEECGDCHGETYAVWSSSPHGSASCEICHTASPGGFDAHISAPFTSAPNVSLSSEVCGDCHSGVYDEWNEFGEADFDMEAIASHSEPTEVAEPYVLNSGASCVACKSTDGGILNIADAEPYALDEGGIHDLEVVEEWAISCAACHDPHDTGPRIDDSVLLCGNCHNTEGVVMDGNTPVVRHAQWELVSTSGYVDGSHPTSIGCVDCHMVQISNDEVVETGHTFDFDAERLSNPDSGNNCSLCHQSSLASLIEDKQAPIESHISALNSLKEKAGNALESINGTDSYEAQRANYNNGQFYLTKIENDGSLGIHNLETVTNDLVASEELFNKVIIAGDGSDEAEKPVPGFSAFISIALLAAVAFIVRKGR encoded by the coding sequence ATGATTCATATGATGGGGGAAATCTTAAGATCAATAGTAGTAGTTACAACAGTATTGCTATTTTTAACAACTGTTGTGGGGGCGGTAGACTTTGAAGAATGTGGCGACTGCCATGGGGAAACTTATGCGGTCTGGAGCTCATCACCTCACGGGTCTGCATCCTGTGAGATATGTCATACAGCATCACCGGGCGGGTTTGATGCTCATATATCTGCGCCGTTCACGTCTGCGCCTAACGTCAGCCTTTCTTCTGAAGTTTGCGGGGACTGCCATTCAGGTGTTTATGATGAATGGAACGAATTCGGTGAAGCTGACTTCGATATGGAGGCTATTGCAAGCCATTCAGAACCAACAGAAGTTGCTGAGCCTTATGTTCTGAATAGTGGGGCATCATGTGTTGCATGCAAGAGCACTGATGGGGGTATATTGAACATTGCAGACGCTGAACCTTATGCTCTGGATGAAGGAGGTATTCATGATCTTGAAGTTGTGGAAGAATGGGCAATCTCATGTGCTGCATGTCATGATCCTCACGATACTGGTCCTCGAATAGATGATTCGGTCCTTCTGTGTGGGAACTGCCATAACACCGAAGGTGTGGTCATGGATGGCAACACTCCGGTAGTAAGACATGCGCAGTGGGAATTGGTAAGCACTTCTGGATATGTGGATGGGTCTCATCCTACATCCATTGGTTGTGTCGATTGTCACATGGTGCAGATCTCTAATGATGAAGTTGTTGAAACCGGGCACACATTCGACTTTGATGCGGAACGATTGTCGAATCCTGATTCCGGGAACAACTGCAGTCTCTGTCATCAGTCGTCATTAGCCTCATTGATAGAGGATAAACAGGCTCCTATTGAATCGCATATCTCTGCTCTGAACTCATTAAAAGAAAAAGCAGGCAATGCACTTGAGAGCATTAACGGCACTGACTCATATGAGGCACAAAGGGCAAACTACAACAACGGTCAATTTTATCTGACAAAAATAGAGAATGATGGAAGTCTTGGGATACACAACCTTGAGACCGTTACAAATGATCTCGTGGCCTCAGAAGAACTGTTCAACAAGGTCATAATTGCAGGCGATGGTTCCGATGAAGCTGAAAAACCGGTTCCTGGGTTCAGTGCTTTCATCTCAATAGCACTTCTTGCTGCAGTGGCTTTTATTGTAAGGAAAGGGCGCTAA
- the cmk gene encoding (d)CMP kinase, giving the protein MLLTISGLPGSGTTTVGKLLAEHYSVDIISAGDVFRGLAKERGVTLAEFGRLAESDPSIDVEIDKRQSDIANSSDNLILEGRLAGQMAKKALKIWIKAPLEVRVKRIVDREGSSFDVRMQETVEREASEALRYKEIHSIDIHDLSVYDLVIDSSRWDQFVITDMLKKAIDASGSF; this is encoded by the coding sequence ATGCTACTGACTATTAGTGGTTTGCCTGGCAGTGGGACTACTACTGTGGGAAAACTGCTGGCCGAACATTATTCTGTGGATATAATATCCGCAGGTGATGTTTTCAGGGGTCTTGCAAAAGAACGTGGCGTGACCCTTGCTGAATTCGGTCGTCTCGCTGAATCTGATCCAAGCATTGATGTCGAGATTGATAAGAGACAATCAGATATCGCCAATTCTTCAGATAATCTTATACTTGAGGGCAGACTTGCTGGTCAAATGGCAAAAAAAGCACTTAAAATATGGATAAAGGCCCCTCTTGAAGTGCGTGTTAAGAGAATAGTTGACAGGGAAGGTTCTTCTTTTGATGTACGCATGCAGGAAACTGTAGAGCGTGAAGCTTCAGAGGCTCTTCGCTACAAAGAGATCCATTCTATTGATATCCATGATCTCTCTGTCTATGACTTAGTAATCGATTCCAGTCGCTGGGATCAGTTTGTGATCACAGATATGCTTAAGAAAGCAATTGATGCCTCTGGTAGTTTTTAA
- a CDS encoding HAD family hydrolase, with translation MARNIQAVLFDMDNTLFDFLEAKLIACQRIVEHLGTGDAEAMLQYFLRENTGFEDLENIQDYLLDNKLYSEDNYAISCDLYDKVKVEALVLYPGVIETLQKLKEQRLDIALVTDAQSYNAIKRIERTQIGNYFDTVVTTDMTGAKKPDPKVFHYALNILKIPPSKALFVGDSPRRDIEPARKIGMQTAYAAYGDKRENGQKVEADITLSKISEIIDFIFEK, from the coding sequence ATGGCAAGAAATATACAGGCTGTCCTTTTTGATATGGACAACACCCTTTTCGATTTTCTGGAAGCAAAACTAATAGCATGCCAAAGGATAGTAGAGCACCTCGGCACAGGTGATGCAGAAGCAATGCTTCAATACTTTCTAAGAGAGAATACCGGTTTTGAAGACCTTGAGAACATACAGGACTACCTTCTTGACAACAAATTATATTCCGAAGATAACTATGCGATCAGTTGCGATCTATATGATAAAGTGAAAGTGGAAGCACTCGTCCTATATCCCGGCGTCATAGAAACACTGCAAAAGCTCAAAGAACAGAGACTGGATATCGCACTTGTTACGGATGCACAATCATACAATGCAATTAAACGTATCGAAAGAACACAGATTGGCAATTACTTCGATACAGTTGTGACAACTGACATGACCGGTGCAAAAAAACCCGACCCAAAAGTATTCCATTATGCACTGAACATTCTGAAAATTCCCCCATCAAAAGCTCTTTTCGTAGGAGACAGTCCCAGAAGAGATATCGAACCTGCCCGAAAGATAGGAATGCAAACTGCCTACGCAGCCTATGGTGATAAAAGAGAAAATGGACAAAAAGTAGAAGCCGACATCACCCTTTCAAAAATATCAGAGATAATCGACTTTATATTTGAAAAGTGA
- a CDS encoding type II toxin-antitoxin system death-on-curing family toxin: MSNRDVNKIIQIHDFIIELDKAINPDDYLPGIHDIGVLEGLFEWRVSNDNSPIRNAALILDSITRRHAFNNGNKRTGFAVASILLESKGYRITANSKERLDFLVSIAKYQMEVEDTELWLTANSHHIGKLRFKIDLLFRKTRFGLYLQVWNLFKICCPKPNDNGGNINKK, translated from the coding sequence ATGAGCAATAGAGATGTTAATAAAATAATTCAAATTCATGATTTTATAATCGAATTAGATAAAGCTATAAATCCAGATGATTATTTACCTGGTATTCATGATATTGGAGTTCTTGAAGGGCTATTTGAGTGGCGGGTTAGCAACGATAACAGTCCAATCCGAAATGCAGCTCTAATTCTTGATTCAATCACTAGAAGACATGCATTTAATAATGGAAACAAAAGGACAGGATTTGCAGTGGCATCCATTCTTCTTGAGTCAAAAGGTTACAGAATTACTGCAAATAGCAAAGAACGACTTGACTTTTTAGTAAGTATTGCTAAGTATCAAATGGAAGTTGAAGACACTGAATTGTGGCTAACTGCTAACTCACACCACATTGGAAAGCTTAGATTTAAAATAGATTTGCTATTCAGAAAAACAAGATTTGGTTTGTACTTACAAGTTTGGAATCTTTTTAAAATATGCTGCCCAAAACCTAATGACAATGGGGGCAATATTAACAAAAAATAA